The genomic interval TGTACGTTTTGAAGACTTGTCAATCTCAAGCGAGATTTTACAAGCAATTAGTGATATGGGGTTTGAAGAGGCATCACCAATACAAGCGTTGGCTATTCCACGCATTTTAGCCGGAAGTGATGTAATCGGGCAGGCACAAACAGGAACGGGGAAAACAGCGGCCTTTGGGATTCCCGCTTTAGAAAAAATTGACCCTAAAGATAGAGGCGTTCAAGCGTTGATTTTATGTCCGACCAGAGAGCTTGCTATTCAAGTAGCCGAAGAAATAAGTAGCCTCGCCGCACACAAAAAAGGCTTAAACGTATTGCCGGTTTACGGCGGTCAACCAATAGAAAGACAAATAAGAGCCTTGGTCAGAGGCGTTCAGATCGTTGTCGGAACACCCGGGCGTATTATTGACCACCTTGAAAGACGCACTTTAGACCTTTCCAATATTAAAATATCCGTTCTTGATGAAGCAGACGAAATGCTTGATATGGGCTTTCGTGAAGATATAGAACAAATTTTAGAAAAAACACCTGAATTTTGCCAAACTGTAGTTTTTTCAGCAACAATGCCAAAACCTATTGTTGAAATGGCAAATCGCTTTTTAAACGACCCCGAACACTTGGCCGTTACTCAAAAACAAGTTACCGTTCCAAGCATTGAACAACATTATTACGAACTTCGCCCTCACCAAAAATTAGAGGCTTTATGTCGTATTATTGATGCCAACAACCTTGGACGTGTTATTATCTTTTGTTCAACCAAAAGAGGTGTTGACGATTTAACTACACATCTTTTAGGGCGTGGATTCTCGGCTGATGCCCTCCACGGAAATTTAACCCAGACCCAACGTGAACGCGTTATGCAACGTTTTCGCAATGGTAGCATGGATATTTTAGTCGCAACAGACGTTGCCGCCAGAGGGCTTGACGTTGATGATGTTGAAGCTGTTATAAACTACGATATTCCGAATGATGTCGAAGATTATGTCCACCGTATCGGACGTACGGGACGTGCCGGAAAAAGCGGACGCTCCTTTACCTTTGTTACGGCACGTGAGTTTT from Desulfovibrio litoralis DSM 11393 carries:
- a CDS encoding DEAD/DEAH box helicase, whose protein sequence is MTVRFEDLSISSEILQAISDMGFEEASPIQALAIPRILAGSDVIGQAQTGTGKTAAFGIPALEKIDPKDRGVQALILCPTRELAIQVAEEISSLAAHKKGLNVLPVYGGQPIERQIRALVRGVQIVVGTPGRIIDHLERRTLDLSNIKISVLDEADEMLDMGFREDIEQILEKTPEFCQTVVFSATMPKPIVEMANRFLNDPEHLAVTQKQVTVPSIEQHYYELRPHQKLEALCRIIDANNLGRVIIFCSTKRGVDDLTTHLLGRGFSADALHGNLTQTQRERVMQRFRNGSMDILVATDVAARGLDVDDVEAVINYDIPNDVEDYVHRIGRTGRAGKSGRSFTFVTAREFYKLRDIMKYTKAKIIQSQVPTLQDVAGIKTAKLMEEVSLTLATGKLDRQSALVQTLLVDEYTSLDVAAALLHLLILRDSPVAASKESEFDDFAPDRNKKRERSDRDRGDRGDRGDRGDRGRDRGDRGRSDRGSFRDRERKDSDSRFSRPRDGGDRFERGEGRSFRDKNESRPERSGDRFAKGGREGFSNDRGGERHEPEAGMTRLFLNVGHKMRIGPRDIVGAIAGETGLPGKIIGAIDIRDSFSFVEVPSEHADNVISVMSGNQIRGYRIAADRANLKG